A genomic region of Streptomyces diastaticus subsp. diastaticus contains the following coding sequences:
- a CDS encoding ABC transporter substrate-binding protein, which translates to MTPSFARRRLLTGAGALAAGTLLAGCSSGGDGGSSGSRRLRAAFSAGGSQETLDPHIAPLFVDQARSKALYDSVLTYKDDMSVQARLAERWESDRSGSRWTIRLRSDARFHDGSPVTAADVLWNYRRIADPATGAAAQQLFSGVDFEASTAKGRDLTLVLQGPDFEFPAALGAPGTEIVPKDTKDFAKPVGSGPFRYGSFTPGGKALFTAWADHWDGGPSIEELEFVPVNDERARLNALLSGQVDYAHDLTAASASRVGDRDGLAVLRSRLSTMQAVLLRLSRAPFDDARLVQAFTLGLDRDRLVEVALSGHGTVGNDLFGMGLRAYPDDPPPRERDVDRARALVKAAGAEGLTVALETSDADPTWRNASALIADQLKDIGLKVTPHVRSAATYFGEVKDKGVAFHSRTATLPVVTHLRSRLRSDAANNLMGYEDATFDRLLAQATATRDEKTRLELLDRAQRRARDRDGQLVWAFSDWNIGHSDAVTGLRAAPPNSCDWARFDRVKLG; encoded by the coding sequence ATGACACCCTCCTTCGCGCGCCGTCGCCTGCTCACCGGGGCGGGAGCCCTCGCCGCCGGAACCCTCCTGGCGGGGTGTTCCTCCGGTGGTGACGGCGGCTCGTCGGGCAGCCGCCGGCTGCGCGCCGCCTTCAGCGCGGGCGGCTCGCAGGAGACCCTCGACCCGCACATCGCGCCGCTCTTCGTCGACCAGGCCCGTTCCAAGGCGCTGTACGACAGCGTGCTGACGTACAAGGACGACATGTCCGTGCAGGCCCGGCTCGCCGAACGCTGGGAGAGCGACCGGTCCGGCAGCCGCTGGACGATACGGCTGCGCTCCGACGCCCGCTTCCACGACGGCAGCCCCGTCACCGCCGCCGACGTCCTGTGGAACTACCGGCGCATAGCCGACCCGGCCACCGGAGCCGCCGCCCAGCAGCTCTTCTCCGGCGTCGACTTCGAGGCGAGCACCGCCAAGGGCAGGGATCTCACTCTCGTTCTGCAGGGGCCGGACTTCGAGTTCCCGGCGGCCCTCGGCGCCCCCGGCACCGAGATCGTCCCGAAGGACACCAAGGACTTTGCGAAGCCCGTCGGCTCCGGTCCCTTCCGGTACGGCTCCTTCACACCCGGCGGCAAGGCCCTGTTCACCGCCTGGGCCGACCACTGGGACGGCGGACCGAGCATCGAGGAACTGGAGTTCGTGCCCGTCAACGACGAGCGGGCCCGCCTAAACGCCCTGCTGTCCGGCCAGGTCGACTACGCCCACGACCTGACGGCGGCCTCCGCGAGCCGCGTCGGCGACCGCGACGGGCTCGCGGTCCTGCGCAGCAGGCTCAGCACCATGCAGGCCGTCCTGCTGCGCCTGTCCCGCGCCCCCTTCGACGACGCCCGTCTCGTCCAGGCGTTCACCCTCGGACTCGACCGGGACCGGCTGGTCGAGGTCGCCCTGTCCGGCCACGGCACCGTGGGCAACGACCTCTTCGGTATGGGGCTGCGCGCCTACCCCGACGACCCGCCCCCGCGCGAACGCGACGTCGACCGCGCCCGTGCCCTCGTCAAGGCGGCCGGCGCCGAGGGACTGACGGTCGCGCTGGAGACGAGCGACGCCGACCCCACCTGGCGCAACGCCTCCGCCCTCATCGCCGACCAGCTCAAGGACATCGGCCTGAAGGTCACCCCGCACGTCCGTTCCGCCGCCACCTACTTCGGCGAGGTCAAGGACAAGGGCGTCGCCTTCCACAGCCGCACGGCCACCCTCCCCGTTGTCACTCACCTGCGGTCCCGGCTGCGCAGCGACGCCGCGAACAACCTCATGGGCTATGAGGACGCCACCTTCGACCGTCTGCTCGCCCAGGCCACCGCCACCCGCGACGAGAAGACCCGCCTGGAACTCCTCGACCGCGCCCAGCGCCGTGCCCGGGACCGCGACGGCCAACTGGTGTGGGCCTTCAGCGACTGGAACATCGGCCACAGCGACGCCGTCACCGGACTGCGGGCCGCGCCGCCCAACTCCTGCGACTGGGCCCGGTTCGACCGCGTGAAGCTCGGCTGA